The following proteins come from a genomic window of Ferviditalea candida:
- a CDS encoding gamma carbonic anhydrase family protein: MGLILEFNGKKPKIAETAFIAPNATIIGDVVIEDGVSIWFGAVLRGDEGSIFIGARSSIQDNCVIHMTDEGTFVDEDVTVGHGAILHNCRIGRSSVIGMNAVVLDNAEIGQESVVAAGSVVLADSKFPSRIVVGGIPAKKLKDLEGNALWWVQQGSKEYQKLIKHYTQQGIGGCAGENTE, from the coding sequence ATGGGATTAATCTTGGAGTTTAATGGGAAAAAACCAAAAATCGCTGAGACTGCCTTTATTGCGCCCAATGCAACGATCATCGGAGATGTTGTGATTGAAGATGGGGTGAGCATCTGGTTTGGCGCCGTATTGCGCGGGGACGAAGGCTCGATCTTCATCGGGGCTAGGTCGAGCATTCAAGATAACTGCGTGATCCATATGACGGATGAAGGCACTTTCGTCGATGAAGATGTGACTGTTGGACATGGTGCGATTCTTCACAACTGCCGAATCGGCCGCAGTTCCGTCATCGGCATGAACGCGGTTGTGCTGGATAATGCGGAAATTGGCCAAGAATCCGTTGTTGCGGCAGGAAGCGTCGTATTGGCCGATTCCAAATTTCCGTCGCGTATTGTGGTCGGCGGAATTCCTGCCAAAAAGCTAAAGGATTTGGAAGGCAACGCACTATGGTGGGTACAGCAAGGATCTAAAGAATATCAAAAATTGATTAAACATTATACCCAACAAGGAATAGGTGGTTGTGCGGGAGAGAATACGGAATGA
- a CDS encoding enoyl-CoA hydratase-related protein — MNEDLVLLERRGNVGLITLNRPVELNAMNYSVLVRMGEIIDELCHASKEIRVVIVTGEGRAFSVGADLKERKTLNEQQVRRNVRKIRDVFTAFERLPQPTIAAINGYAFGGGFELALACDFRLAVGDVSMGLTEVSLGIIPGAGGTQRLSRLIGLSKAKELILTARKITGSEAMNYGILNGLARDRNHLYELADQLAGEILENAPLAVYQAKFAVDRGFDVDLQTGLDIESKAYEVIIPSRDRIEALKAFLENRKPEYRGE; from the coding sequence ATGAATGAAGATCTTGTATTGCTGGAGCGACGTGGGAATGTCGGCTTGATTACTCTGAATCGGCCAGTTGAATTGAATGCCATGAACTATTCCGTTTTAGTCCGGATGGGTGAAATTATTGATGAACTTTGTCATGCATCGAAGGAAATCAGAGTGGTTATCGTTACGGGTGAAGGTCGAGCTTTTAGTGTGGGCGCTGATTTGAAAGAAAGAAAAACCTTAAATGAACAGCAAGTCCGCCGAAATGTTCGAAAAATTCGTGATGTTTTTACTGCGTTTGAACGTTTGCCTCAACCCACCATTGCTGCCATCAACGGTTATGCATTCGGCGGCGGTTTTGAATTGGCGCTGGCGTGCGATTTTCGATTAGCTGTCGGCGATGTGAGTATGGGGCTTACGGAAGTAAGTCTCGGAATCATTCCAGGAGCTGGCGGGACTCAACGTCTGTCTCGATTAATCGGCCTATCCAAAGCGAAGGAACTTATATTGACTGCCCGTAAAATTACGGGTTCGGAAGCAATGAATTACGGAATTTTGAATGGACTTGCCAGAGACCGGAATCATTTGTATGAATTGGCCGATCAGCTTGCTGGAGAAATTCTGGAGAATGCACCGCTTGCAGTTTATCAGGCGAAATTTGCGGTGGACAGGGGTTTTGATGTTGACCTTCAAACTGGACTGGACATTGAATCCAAGGCCTATGAAGTCATCATTCCGAGCAGGGACCGAATCGAAGCGCTTAAGGCTTTTCTCGAAAACAGGAAACCGGAATATCGGGGCGAATAA